The following nucleotide sequence is from Deltaproteobacteria bacterium.
AGGATCACCGGGAGGAGAACGAGGAAAAGGATTCCCCGGATAGTCGGGTTCATGCGGAAAGAGACGAATCCGATCGCGAAAACCCATTGTTGGAGAACAGGTATGAAAATAGATGACGGTTATAATAACAGGATACTATTCGATAGCGCCCGTGAAGCATCAGCGAGGAGAAGGGCTGAAGAACAGGAGCCCCAGTCCACTGGCGGCGAAGAAAAGAGGGTGTCCGGAACCGAAGTGGATCTTTCCAAGACATCGGTGGATTTCAGCAAGGCCGCCGAGGCCCTTGAAAAAGACGCCGTTGCGCGCGCGGAGAAGGTAGATCGGATAAAGACCATGATGGAAGCCGGTACCTACG
It contains:
- the flgM gene encoding flagellar biosynthesis anti-sigma factor FlgM is translated as MKIDDGYNNRILFDSAREASARRRAEEQEPQSTGGEEKRVSGTEVDLSKTSVDFSKAAEALEKDAVARAEKVDRIKTMMEAGTYEIDSKKVADKILEDALAGFLEP